The Astatotilapia calliptera chromosome 22, fAstCal1.2, whole genome shotgun sequence region TTAAGGAGATGATCCACACAAGGGCACATTTACTGGGATTCCTACTGCCTCATTCAGAGAGCAGAATTAActagaactgaactgaaatataAGTAGGCGATATATcaaaataatagaatagaatagaatagtatacacatatataacaaTATCTACAAAATAGAATGCAATGCACTGCAGTAGATTCAAGAGAAGAGGTCACATCTCTCGGATCAAACATAAGGCATGATGCACTgatcaaaacaaaccaaacagaacAGATACTATAAAAATGAGTGGGACAGACTAGAATACAATAGAAGAGATGGACAGTTACAGTGAATTACGTTGGCCATGAGTTATGTTAGTCAAACCATCTGAATCTTTCTGgaatttccagtgtgtgtgtgtgtgtgtgtgtgtgtgtgtattatataaACTTTAGTTTATAAAAGCCTGCATGACAAATAATCTCCGTATTTTCTGTTTCCGTTGCCAAGGCGACACGTTGACTCTGGAGTGACTAAGCAGTCACGGATGTTTTGAGTTGTGATATTTTTGTCCCTGACTGGTCAGCCTTGGTTTCATTTTCTCCAGTGTTTGATCATAATCACCAGACTTGGCCACGAGGGCAGAGTGGAAATGTTTCCTCATTGGCGGTTGCTAGGCTTCACAGTTTAGCTGTGTGGCATCCAAGGAGAAACCTCAATAAaaacgctctctctctctggctttcAGCTCCACCCTGTCTTTCAGTTGAGACTTTCATTTTGAGCCCTGCTTCATTTCCCGATGCTTCATTTAGCACATCTTATCTCATCTTTCATTTCAGGACCGTTGCAGGCAGCTTAGACTCAGCTTACAACGTCGAGACCAGACAGGCAACACCTCACAACAGCACAACAGTAAGGtacaacttctttttttttttttttttttttttttttttttttttttaaatgacatcagaaacagctttatgcgacattacgtgatggcatcAAGTAAGGTACAACTTCAAAGCAGTTTTAAAACTATTTGTtaactgagagaaagagaggaatgCAGAATGGGAAGTTTGATATATACATATGagggtttgtgtttgtttttgtttttttatactgAATGTAGGAGAGCACCATAGAATTTGCGCCGCCGCAAAAACCTGAAGGGCAGGAAGACGAAGTTGAAGTCAGACCTCACATAGAAGTTGAAGTCATCAAAGTATGTGAGCTTGTTTTGCTTGCTCAtgtttattgataaagtttgaGCAACTCAACACTTCAGTTTTAACTGAACTACAGTCATATTATCTAACATGCTGCGGTCACTGTGTCATCCAGTTTTACCTTGGAAAAAACCCACCGGAAGAAAGCGTCAAGATGCTTACGGACGAGGTGTCCCAGATTCAGGAGGTCAGTGTGTGGACAAGTCAAAGCTGAAAAGCTATTGGTGGAAAGCAGAGTGTGTTTCTTTAAGCACAGCGTTCAGCTGTGTCAAGGGTATACCTGTGGTTCTGCATAGTACACATCTTTTTAATgcctgatgtgtttttgtatttaggTGAGGTATTGTCTGAAGACTCTGAGACAGCAGATGGCAGCCAGGCAGAATGGCAACAACAACCAGGTACACACCCTCTGCCTCAGAAACAGTTCAACAGATTATCTTTGGTCCGGCAATTTGGAAGAATAGTGATTTTAATGCCTTAAAAGGATCAAAAGGTTAAGTATATTACaagttatgtatatatatgtgctgCATATAAGGCTAATTTCCTCCTCTGACCAAACAGTAAAGATCTACAGTAAATATCTACCAATTTTACAAGATCTACatgacatttataaaataaaataaaaagcttttttagATGAGCTTTGCCCTTAAAATAGGTGGCAGCATCTAAGTAAAATGCAAATAACCGAGCAGAGTTAGTGGTTAACAATAGCCTCCATATAAATGATAGAATATTTAAGCAAGAGTTACAACTGGAAAATTACTTGCCTAGTTTAGATGTTATTTGGCAGGGTTTCGATGTGAATGCAATTTCTTTAAGTTGCAAAGACAGAAATATCTGCCTGTATCCTTCAGTTTAATACCAAATGCATATCAGATAAAGAAGATGTTATTATTGAGCATAAACTTGTAACTGCATTTGAACGTGGGTAATTAGTTGATAGGTGTATTTAGtgcaatttaatttaatgtaatgtttttaacATGGGACTATAGAAAGTGACCTTTGAGTGCAGTCACTCCAGgacctgcagcttttagagCTTCATAGGTTGCAGCTTGGTCTTTGTGAGTGTTGAACTGTGCGTGTGGGTCACCTTCTCTTAACCTAAGAGGCTTACGAGACCTGCATGGCCTTTAAAGCAGACATATGGAATACCCAAATTATGTAACACCTTAGTGCTCCTGCTTCTtggtttaaacacaaacacagcgtaTCACAATATTAATTGTGTAGACCTGAACTGTTCCATTTTATGTGCAGCTTTTTCCGCACTAATTCCTCCTCCCATTTGCTCCTTTTTCCTATTCAGCGTCCAGCCAATGGCTTCAGAGTCAAAGCACCCACCAGCCAACCAGGTGTCATCAATGCCAACGGCGTCCACACTGATGCTTACGTAAGCTCGCCGTAGTTTGCAGAATTATCTGACCTCTTCTGAGGCGCTCCCGTGTGTAGCCTTTATCATTTGATTATTCATCAGTCTGAGATGAATGAAATGGGGAAATGGAAGAAGTCACTTTCAGCTGCAGTTCATTTGAATGCATTCAAAGTTTTATTCAAATGACAGTCGTGATGGAAAAAAATGCCTGTCCCTGCAGCAGTTCCTCATTGATTCAAACCAGACAACTGCCTGCTTTTGTAGAGAAAATGCTACCCAGGCTTTCATCAGCTCATAACAAAgcttaccacacacacacaagatattGTCTTTCCCATGCATTATTCTCGACTTGGCGGATCATAACAACTGCTGTAATTCAACACCATCTACCAAGCAAGCAGTGTTGGCGCTGCAAgaaagcttgtgtgtgtttgtgtgtgtgcatgctagTCAAACCCAGTATCTTCTATGTATCGTATATAGGTAAGGTAGGATCAATTTACACTTCCCTTTAAGTGGTTTCAGATTGTATCACAGTGCATTAGATGTGTTGTGTCTCCGGTAGAGGAAACCATTCTGTCTTCCCAAATAGGAGCCTTGAGTTAAAAGATTATCTGAGTAGAGTTTAACAGCTCCTTGTCTAAATGATTTTGTTACCTCAGGCTAGACCATGCAGCcttgtaaacacaaagcaaatgGCCTATCAGCAGCCTCTTTTATCAGTTTGTTAGCCCATGTTGAGCCCTCTGGTTCAAGAGGCTTGTGAGATTAAATCTAATTGAGcactttctttgtgtgtgtgtgtgcactctcAGGTTGGGGATAATCAGGAGGAGAGTGCGAGGCTCAGAGAGGTGACCAAACGCCTGTATGCTCAGCTGAAGGAGATGGAGAAGCAGCATCAGGAGGAGATCGACATACTGCAGGTCTGTATCAGGAGATGAGTAACGTGACACAGCTTCCTGTCCACTGCAGCTATGACTCACCCCTCTGATGCTCTCTTGCTCCTTTAATCGTCCTTGTTATCTGTCAGTGTTATCTTTGGATTTCATCCCTCATCTTGTGATCCTCCACTGTTTGGATCTTTGCTCTGCAGTACATTCATCTGTCAGGACATGTAGGGGCACCGCCCGAAGACAAACACTTTACTTTACATATGCAATTCTTTACTGTTAGTGACTCCAGCGAAACAAAATTACGCAACAGGAGGATATGAGACATTATTTACTAGGAAGTTATCTAAATCATTAATTTTTTTGACTGAATTCAGTTTAGACAGAAATAGCCGAGaacaatacatttaaaaacaaaacatacagtcACTTATCAAGCTAAAGGGGATCAATTATCCTGATTTTTTATATCAAATGTACTTTGTTACAATGAAAGTTTCAAGTGGTGAGGTCAAGTATGTACAAGCAATACCTGTGAGCCAGCAGCTCAGGCTTTAGACTGCATTAAATGCTCAGTTTCAGCATTTTTGTACTCGTAGCTCTGTGTGGGATCATAGAGGGAGGATATCCTTAATATGGTCATCCAGGGCACACAGATCTGCTGTTTAACCTCATGTTTGTGATCAAGAACACGTAAAACTACTctagtagagtccaagaatatTTTTGTATGCATAACAGGTTCTCTTTAATGCTGCCAGGAGAAATTAATAAAGCTTAGAATCATTAATTTAGCATTTCTAAGAAGCCCTAAGGAGACAGATTGGATACCTGTCCCGAGGTATACGCCGCCTCTCACCCAGTGACTGGGACAAGCTTCAGAATAGATGCATAATTTCTGAGCAGGCACTGTTTTGCCTGAACTAGTTCAACACTTTGAACATCTCATGtaacaaaaagcaataaaaaggtgcaaataaaatgaaactggGGGGATTCCAACTAAGCCGCATTTTCTACTCAGGTGGCAACATGAGTGAAAAAAATACGTGGAGTTACAATTTGTTAATTCAGCTATCTTAGGGATACTAACTGTGGCAGTGAATCGGCCTTATCAAATCAATGAAAACCAGACTCAGGTCAAACTTTATATTATAGCACACCAGAAGGAAGTTCTCACACTTTGATTTTCCTCTCAGGCCGAATCAAACGAGtatcaggcacagctggctgagCAGACAGAGCGGCTGCAGAAGGCCGAGGAGCAGTCTGCAGAGAGAGGTCAACAGGTGGAGGAGCTGCAGAAGCTGCTGGGAAACATGGAGATCGAGAACGGCATCCTCAAAGACAAGATGGCTGCAGGAGAGGCGGAGCTGCTGCAGCTTAAAGCAGGCGGAGAGGAAGCAGGAGAGAAGGAGCAAAGGTAAGACTGCACGCAGACTCATAAAAGAAGAAGTTTCTAATAAACCAATAATGAGGAAAGGCTCTGCCCAGAGAGCATCTTATAAAATCTTATCTGATTGATGTTGCGTTATTTAAGGGAAAGCCACTTTTATGTCCTGCAGTAAAAGAGAAATACATCTTTTACTCACGTGCTTGACTGTATATAAGCTTTCTCATGTATCTGCTTTCAGGTGTGCAGAGCTTGAGAAGGAGGTGGCTGTCCTGAAGGAAAAGATTCATCATCTTGACGACATGTTAATGAGTCAGCAGAGGAAGGTCCGCCACATGATCGAACAGGTATTTATGCACATAAGGATGTTGCCTGGTGGTGCATagtgtacacagacacacacagacttgcaAGCTgcccataaacacacacacacacacacacacacaggaagccaCTAATGAGAAAATGTGATTTCTGAGGAGGCGGCCACATGAAGTAGAATTGATTTGGGGGGATGAAGCCAAGCGGAAGCATGTGGTGAAGCAGAACCGCTGGTGATAAATAAGTGATGATGCATCTGCTTCAAGCAGACAAGCATCTTGTGTTATTCATACGGtctcttattgtttgtttgttgcatCTATAACGCAGCTCCAGAACTCCCGCACGGTTCTCCAGGAGAGAGATCGAGCCATCAGGGATCTGGAGGAGAAGGTGGCTTTCCTGGAAGCAGAGGTGAGgaactttctaaaaaaaaatgcaaacaggcTGAATCACTGAAtttatctctgttttcttttgtttttaaagcctttcTTTGCTCAAAAGATGATCAAAAACAGCTGTAGCTTTCTTAAATGAGCTTTTTAAATCTCATGATAAAAAGAGTCTATTATCCCCTGTGTTGTTCCTTAAACATGGCACACATAAAAGAAGGTGGTGCTcaaaaaaatgcactttttgcTCCTGGCTGTGCCCAGGCATGTTAGAAAAATTCGTTGGCCTATTATTTCaatgaaattatattttttgcaaTTATAGATTTACAAGTTCATCAGAATAAATTAGGTGTTGGTCACAGAACCATAAACAGACTATCGATGTCAGGTTTTTGTCGTTTTATGGGCTTTGCCAACAGTAGGAAAATATAAAATGGCTTTGTTGTTTGAAGTAAAGCTGTGCCTGTGTCAAGCCGAAAGAATGCGCCGTTTAACGTCGTTAATCCCGTTCCTGTTTACAGAACAAAGAAATGCATGACCACATGGAGTACTACCTGGCAGGCCAGGATCTTCCACCCTCATCTACTGAGAACAAACCAGAGGTTGTTTACAGGTGAGCCATCACTTCCTAACTTACAGTCCTTTCTATTAGTCATCCTACAGTCAGATGTCTAAAATAATCTcttaacatttctttttctcccccACCTCTGTGCAGCAAACCGCTGACACCGACAACTCAGAGCAGCAAAGCCCTCCCATTCATCAAAGTCATTGAGATCAAATCATAATTGGAGAGACAACCAAAGGAGTTAAATACTgtgtacatatttatatatttaaccatatatgtaAAATGCAGCTCTgcagtgattttcttttaattgtatttttataaagGCTGTTTTAGCAGACCTCACGCACATTCTGTCGATACCTCGTTGTTGCTTCTAGGGCTGTTCTTTGTACCTTCTTTTGGTTTCCTCAAAACAAACAGGGATCCATGCAGAATCTGAATAAGCTGTTTCAACAGGTCAAACTATAAGGCGTGTCAGTTAAACGCTGTTGCTAGTCTAGGGTCGAATGCACGAATAATCACAgtgattttagtgttttcatGATCACAGTCACTCTCGGGGTTCAGGGTCAAATTCCTCAGTGCTTTGCACCACGTTGCCAATAGCAGGCGTGCGGTTATGATGTCAGCAACAAAATTTGTTTCACGCTTAGCTGAGAGACTGGGTCAATCGTCATACTATTTTGATTTAAGTTTGACCTTGTTTTAGCTGCGCAGTGACAGACTAACTGCCTCAACGTGCTTATTGTACAGGCCAAGCATGTTTTGTGCTAAAAGGTTATATTTAATTACGCTTATTTTTGCTTGATTATTAACATAATTATGCATTGTTCGCATTGACTTTGCTGCTTCTTCCTGTCAAATACCTTGTTGCACTCCAGGATGCATATTTTTAGAAAGTTACTTTATACTGTGAAGAGTGTAGATACCCTGAAGTTCAGTCTGCGTCACTTTTCTGTAAACTTtgtccagttttatttaaatttaataaaagaaatggtTTATTTGACTCAGTTGATTTACAgcgctttttttaaaaaatcatgggTTACTATATCCTTCCTCTATGACCTCACACCGCCACCTAGTGGAAATACAGGGACAATAATTATAAAAGAAGAGGATGGGAAAGTTCcctcaaaaccacaaaaaacctTTTATCTTCATATAAATACACGTCACACGTATGAATTTAATAAGTTAGCATAAATATCTTACATTTGTACATTAATCAAACATTTGTATTTACAATTTCAactctcaagaaaaaaaaaataaattcagttgACTTGCTGCTtttacaaaaatgaaatgaaacaattGTTTTCCTCTGCACACAttaaacagcaaacacacacatacagaaaaggaaaaaaaacctcctgTGACAGCAAGACTTTAACAACTGCATCATTTTCTAGATCAAAAATATAGAGGATAAGATGTCTCTCGCTGTCCATTCTGAGCTTATTTTAAGTTTGATGTTTTAAAGCTCATTTTTAAAGCCAACCAGTCAGTCTGCTACAACTTTTTATTTCCCCGTAGACTGACCGCACACCATACAACCATCCTATGACTGCATCACAGCGTGCTCTCCAGTGTGTTGTAGTTGTCTTTGAAACTTTTGAGCTCCAGAAAGTGTTTGGGCCTCTTGCTGCGCTGGCCGGTTGAAGGCAGGTAGGTGATCTGGATGGTGGAGGGAGTGCTGCGGACAGGAGAGCCTGTCAGGTCCTTGGCTGCGGACTGGTGATGCTGGTCGAGGCTGGTGGTGCTGGAATACGCCTTCACGCTGAGGGTGATAAAACAGATGATTTCAAATGTACTGCATAAACGGACAATGCAGACCGCATCACTTGCTGCAACAGAAATAAGACTGGTTTCAAGTCTGGACCAGTACGGTGACACTTACACGTCAGCCAGTTCGTTTAGAGCTTGCTGATATTCAAGAAACTCAGGTTCCCCAAACACctgaaacaaatatttaaatccaCATcagcagatgaaagaatttaactCGTTATATTCTTGTCTTTTATGAACCCTCTGTGCCCCTCTGTCCTTCTAGTGAGTGTCAGATCACAGTTTACTTCATAACGTCAGGTGATGAGCAACCACAACTTTTTACTCTGaaggaggctgtaaaactttgtaaAAAGCCTCGATGAGTCAAAGAAGCAGGATCACTGTCATCACGAGGATTTCCAGAACTTTTCTGTCAATAAGAGTTGCTGATTCAATAAGTGCATGCAATTAGGCCATGTTACTGAAACTTTGTTTGAAGTGACTTTAAGGTTGTTGGACTCAGATGCTTAGTAAATAAACTTTCATGTGATGTGAACACGTAATCAAACAGGAGACAAGGCTTGagttgaggaggaggaggatgagatgGAGATTAGAGGGAGAAGAGAGAGCAGTGGTGGATGTGGCAGATGAAGAAGACGTCTTAAATGGTCCTAAATAGTTTGAAAGCAATAACTGCAAAATCTAAATTAAGATTATATTTAGAATTAACACTTTACGGTAGCGTTAGATTTTCCATTCTTTCTGAATTCTGGAACCTGAAACATTCTAATAAAGTTCTGTTGGGATACagtaaaatacagtaaaaacatttaTGCACCCCAGTCCCATGACGAGCGCTGTCGTAGCCTTCAAGCAAACGGTCAATAAGTGCACTGCGGCTGCTCTTTATCAGAGAGTGGGAGTTGCGCAGCTCAACTAGCCAGCTCCTGAAGCTGCGTCCTGTAAATGCGCTGGGGCTCCCACTTATCTCCTGCAAAGGAATTCCTGTGgcagagagaggaaggaagACAAGTTGAAGGTCAGGAAAGACGTTTTAATGCTTTaaatggaacaaaaacaaaacaagaacagaattaaaaattattttacaataataaaaaaaaaagctgagacACAGTAGAAAATTCAACTGAAACCACAACAAAAAGACTTGTGAATCACTAAAACTCTATATTTCACTCAAGCTTGAAACT contains the following coding sequences:
- the tuft1b gene encoding tuftelin 1b isoform X2, with protein sequence MGSFWKKIRQGAGHKMPWSRRSATKYLSDGGGINFSEDRCRQLRLSLQRRDQTGNTSQQHNSKESTIEFAPPQKPEGQEDEVEVRPHIEVEVIKFYLGKNPPEESVKMLTDEVSQIQEVRYCLKTLRQQMAARQNGNNNQRPANGFRVKAPTSQPGVINANGVHTDAYVGDNQEESARLREVTKRLYAQLKEMEKQHQEEIDILQAESNEYQAQLAEQTERLQKAEEQSAERGQQVEELQKLLGNMEIENGILKDKMAAGEAELLQLKAGGEEAGEKEQRCAELEKEVAVLKEKIHHLDDMLMSQQRKVRHMIEQLQNSRTVLQERDRAIRDLEEKVAFLEAENKEMHDHMEYYLAGQDLPPSSTENKPEVVYSKPLTPTTQSSKALPFIKVIEIKS
- the tuft1b gene encoding tuftelin 1b isoform X3 encodes the protein MTVAGSLDSAYNVETRQATPHNSTTESTIEFAPPQKPEGQEDEVEVRPHIEVEVIKFYLGKNPPEESVKMLTDEVSQIQEVRYCLKTLRQQMAARQNGNNNQRPANGFRVKAPTSQPGVINANGVHTDAYVGDNQEESARLREVTKRLYAQLKEMEKQHQEEIDILQAESNEYQAQLAEQTERLQKAEEQSAERGQQVEELQKLLGNMEIENGILKDKMAAGEAELLQLKAGGEEAGEKEQRCAELEKEVAVLKEKIHHLDDMLMSQQRKVRHMIEQLQNSRTVLQERDRAIRDLEEKVAFLEAENKEMHDHMEYYLAGQDLPPSSTENKPEVVYSKPLTPTTQSSKALPFIKVIEIKS
- the tuft1b gene encoding tuftelin 1b isoform X1 produces the protein MGSFWKKIRQGAGHKMPWSRRSATKYLSDGGGINFSEMSGGVTRAVEKGEEDDETKDRCRQLRLSLQRRDQTGNTSQQHNSKESTIEFAPPQKPEGQEDEVEVRPHIEVEVIKFYLGKNPPEESVKMLTDEVSQIQEVRYCLKTLRQQMAARQNGNNNQRPANGFRVKAPTSQPGVINANGVHTDAYVGDNQEESARLREVTKRLYAQLKEMEKQHQEEIDILQAESNEYQAQLAEQTERLQKAEEQSAERGQQVEELQKLLGNMEIENGILKDKMAAGEAELLQLKAGGEEAGEKEQRCAELEKEVAVLKEKIHHLDDMLMSQQRKVRHMIEQLQNSRTVLQERDRAIRDLEEKVAFLEAENKEMHDHMEYYLAGQDLPPSSTENKPEVVYSKPLTPTTQSSKALPFIKVIEIKS
- the LOC113015354 gene encoding uncharacterized protein C1orf43 homolog; protein product: MAESSPLSGVNVVLVMAYGSLVFVLLFIFVKRQIMRFAMRSRRGPHVPIGHNAPKGLREEIESRLSKVHEIRYEPLLLSEEDDRLKRASQISCYNYLYRMKALDAIRDSGIPLQEISGSPSAFTGRSFRSWLVELRNSHSLIKSSRSALIDRLLEGYDSARHGTGVFGEPEFLEYQQALNELADVVKAYSSTTSLDQHHQSAAKDLTGSPVRSTPSTIQITYLPSTGQRSKRPKHFLELKSFKDNYNTLESTL